One Lachnospiraceae bacterium C1.1 genomic region harbors:
- a CDS encoding glycosyltransferase family 39 protein — MKKRYRFWIACAILMGIQLLFSLRFMGRQYFSLDEVSQIGFIAKKNSWGQIINYYLTSEVTNLPFWPLIAAVWYRVVPYGEGWMRLLTVIFTTASIIMLIKSGKSFGGEKTGLMTAVLACISPIIMQKCGLTFRVHAFWLFFTALVFYLYIERNKREENKTIDYLVLGLAMAGLAYSHYFGCLTIVYLFITDLVRFIGKKNDIKFMISYLIGGGSLVPWFILMLSRRTMNLDEFWPKVPTFASIPKALRYIVGYDEPLFVLLIITMIVTGLKLILNIVEKKEIFGKDYYSAAFAFMSLIFVVADYIYSAHINLHSGIFVTRYFISCVPAATIVIADFISTVLDKVQEFVKSSTVIIYGTTILFILFYIGAPNYYYDVKEEVSAPYDNTYGNVRDTIIADDRLYDENTMIAINANRANADGFEEYYLEYGGSGADVHVVSNEDQDIKDRIDAAEYVYVYQVMTGTPDVYTDIMGDDFEEVWFDKDVRLYLFKRK; from the coding sequence ATGAAGAAAAGATACAGATTTTGGATAGCATGCGCCATATTGATGGGGATCCAGCTTTTATTTTCGCTGAGATTTATGGGACGTCAGTACTTCTCATTGGATGAAGTAAGTCAGATAGGATTTATTGCAAAGAAAAATTCCTGGGGACAGATAATAAATTATTACCTTACCAGTGAGGTGACAAATCTGCCTTTCTGGCCTCTTATAGCGGCTGTCTGGTATAGGGTCGTTCCCTATGGAGAGGGCTGGATGCGGCTTCTGACAGTGATTTTTACGACGGCATCCATAATAATGCTTATAAAGTCGGGAAAAAGCTTTGGCGGAGAAAAGACAGGTCTTATGACTGCAGTACTTGCCTGCATCTCGCCGATCATCATGCAGAAGTGCGGTCTTACATTCAGAGTACATGCATTCTGGTTATTCTTCACGGCTTTAGTATTTTACTTATATATAGAAAGAAATAAGCGTGAAGAGAATAAAACAATAGATTATCTAGTGTTGGGGCTCGCAATGGCAGGGCTTGCCTATTCGCATTATTTTGGCTGTCTGACAATAGTTTATCTTTTTATAACAGATTTAGTACGTTTTATAGGGAAAAAAAATGATATTAAATTCATGATCTCATACCTTATAGGCGGAGGCAGCCTTGTACCCTGGTTTATATTGATGCTTAGCAGACGTACCATGAATCTTGATGAGTTCTGGCCAAAGGTTCCGACATTTGCAAGCATTCCGAAAGCCCTGAGATATATAGTTGGTTATGATGAGCCTTTATTTGTACTGCTTATCATAACAATGATTGTTACAGGTCTTAAACTGATATTAAATATAGTTGAGAAAAAAGAGATATTTGGTAAGGACTACTATTCCGCGGCATTCGCATTTATGTCACTTATCTTTGTCGTTGCGGATTATATATACAGTGCGCATATCAACCTTCATAGTGGTATATTTGTAACCAGATATTTTATTTCGTGTGTTCCTGCAGCTACAATAGTTATTGCAGATTTTATCTCAACTGTATTGGATAAAGTTCAGGAATTCGTAAAATCTTCAACGGTTATAATTTACGGTACAACTATATTATTTATTCTGTTTTATATAGGGGCTCCAAATTATTATTATGACGTTAAAGAAGAGGTCTCGGCACCTTATGACAATACTTATGGAAATGTCAGAGATACAATAATTGCTGATGACCGTCTTTATGATGAGAATACAATGATCGCTATTAATGCCAACAGGGCTAATGCGGACGGATTTGAAGAGTATTATCTTGAATATGGCGGAAGCGGGGCTGATGTCCATGTAGTATCGAATGAAGATCAGGATATTAAAGACCGAATCGATGCGGCAGAGTATGTCTATGTTTATCAGGTCATGACCGGAACTCCGGATGTTTATACAGATATAATGGGAGACGATTTTGAAGAAGTATGGTTTGATAAAGACGTAAGATTATATCTCTTTAAGCGTAAATGA
- a CDS encoding acyl carrier protein, translating into MDEVMEILKEVRPDVDFEKEKKLIDDSILDSFDIISIVSELNDHFSIAIDADYLEAENFNSVEAICELVNKLQEA; encoded by the coding sequence ATGGATGAAGTAATGGAAATATTAAAAGAGGTAAGACCGGATGTTGATTTTGAAAAAGAAAAAAAACTTATCGATGACAGCATACTTGATTCTTTTGATATAATTTCAATCGTAAGTGAGCTTAATGATCATTTTAGTATAGCAATAGATGCCGATTATCTTGAGGCTGAGAATTTCAATTCAGTTGAAGCTATATGTGAGCTTGTAAATAAGCTTCAGGAAGCATAA
- a CDS encoding sugar-transfer associated ATP-grasp domain-containing protein yields the protein MAFNIVDAVNDSYGAIKEKWVPFDRKKKIGRRDRKLLKFHPDWTPLTEAEKKFALYEEEYAQFTAFKNVYCRGEALAPGFVSDIVYQNIMLPKLHKMDYLMGRTLITKNLFNDKNYFEILMPEINFPEAVLRNVDGEFLTPDYKMCRNPLEILNKYEKLVFKGSLFHGHTMNVRLVEKKDYEEVLKKYYKEDYVVQIPLKQNDFFAQWNPSSVNIVRVTTLFWKGSIYVLGGILRVGPPGEFCDLAVSKDGEHPRVVGIMDDGSLMDRVVDPDTATVHSDIWGHKPGGKIEQFEEMKRLAVKAHERFPHHKISGWDFTVDDKGKVVCMEYNALVPGIIQSQYVLGPVFDKIKTSEGNSVLEDIINY from the coding sequence ATGGCTTTTAATATAGTGGATGCCGTAAATGATTCTTACGGTGCCATAAAAGAGAAATGGGTACCTTTTGACAGGAAGAAAAAAATAGGCAGAAGGGATAGAAAACTTCTGAAATTTCATCCTGATTGGACTCCGTTGACCGAAGCAGAAAAGAAGTTTGCATTGTATGAGGAGGAGTATGCCCAGTTTACTGCATTTAAGAACGTCTATTGCAGGGGAGAAGCCTTGGCACCGGGATTTGTTTCTGACATAGTATATCAGAATATAATGCTTCCGAAACTTCATAAAATGGACTATTTAATGGGCAGAACGCTTATCACGAAAAATCTTTTTAATGATAAGAATTATTTTGAAATTCTGATGCCTGAGATTAACTTTCCGGAAGCGGTTTTGCGAAACGTTGATGGAGAGTTTCTAACGCCTGATTATAAAATGTGCAGAAATCCTCTCGAAATATTAAATAAATACGAAAAACTGGTATTTAAGGGCTCACTTTTTCACGGTCATACAATGAATGTCAGACTTGTGGAAAAGAAAGATTATGAGGAAGTTCTGAAAAAATACTATAAAGAAGATTATGTGGTACAGATTCCATTAAAACAAAATGATTTTTTTGCACAATGGAATCCCTCATCGGTAAATATTGTCAGAGTAACAACGCTTTTCTGGAAGGGAAGCATTTATGTACTTGGAGGTATTTTAAGAGTAGGTCCTCCGGGAGAATTCTGTGATCTTGCTGTATCAAAAGATGGTGAGCATCCACGAGTAGTAGGAATAATGGATGACGGTAGTCTTATGGACAGAGTTGTTGACCCTGATACGGCAACAGTACATTCTGATATATGGGGACATAAGCCGGGAGGAAAAATAGAACAATTTGAGGAAATGAAGAGGCTTGCAGTCAAAGCTCATGAGAGATTTCCTCATCATAAGATATCCGGATGGGATTTTACGGTAGATGATAAGGGAAAAGTTGTCTGCATGGAGTATAATGCCCTGGTTCCCGGAATAATTCAGAGCCAGTATGTTCTTGGTCCTGTCTTCGATAAGATAAAGACCAGTGAGGGCAATAGTGTTCTGGAGGATATAATTAATTATTAA
- a CDS encoding radical SAM protein: MGSYLKRVFRPCIREYLFNTPGKKRIGDLFKLFMGLVKPDALIYPDIVCELTTHCSLKCAHCNNLMYCYDKPYHVPADEVIADVENMLSHTDFCVKLTLLGGEPFVYPELAKVVKAFQNHEKIYCLTFVTNGTVIPSEDLINLIAASKNPKMVISDYGQKAQKVKELSDLCKAKGIHCELGRATSWVDPGGTDNRGKSVEQLSREYNGCFSARYCRTLLKGKIYTCARAASLVDLGYMDGEHDSFDTRKPRTEKEFRRELREFLTLDYADACNYCDHAKKIVIPAGEQVVENK; this comes from the coding sequence ATGGGATCATATTTAAAAAGAGTCTTCAGACCCTGTATCAGAGAATATTTATTTAACACTCCGGGAAAGAAGAGGATAGGCGATCTTTTTAAGCTTTTCATGGGACTTGTAAAGCCTGATGCACTGATATATCCGGATATAGTCTGTGAGCTTACTACGCATTGTTCTCTTAAATGCGCACACTGTAACAATTTGATGTATTGCTATGATAAGCCATACCACGTTCCGGCAGATGAAGTGATAGCTGACGTAGAAAATATGCTTTCACATACTGATTTTTGTGTAAAGCTTACACTTCTCGGAGGAGAACCTTTTGTTTATCCGGAGCTTGCAAAAGTAGTGAAGGCTTTTCAGAATCATGAGAAAATATATTGTCTTACATTTGTAACAAATGGAACAGTAATTCCGAGTGAGGATCTTATTAATCTGATCGCAGCTTCAAAGAATCCTAAAATGGTAATAAGTGATTACGGTCAGAAGGCTCAAAAAGTTAAGGAATTGTCTGATCTTTGTAAGGCAAAGGGAATACATTGTGAGCTTGGACGAGCTACAAGCTGGGTGGATCCGGGCGGAACGGATAACCGCGGAAAGAGTGTGGAACAGCTCAGTAGGGAATATAACGGATGTTTTTCGGCAAGATATTGCCGTACTCTTTTGAAGGGAAAAATTTATACCTGTGCCAGAGCAGCATCACTCGTAGATCTTGGATATATGGATGGTGAGCATGACAGTTTTGATACAAGGAAGCCGAGAACTGAGAAGGAATTCAGAAGAGAATTAAGAGAATTTCTTACTCTGGATTATGCGGATGCATGCAATTATTGTGATCACGCAAAGAAAATAGTTATCCCTGCAGGTGAGCAGGTAGTTGAGAATAAATGA
- a CDS encoding MBOAT family O-acyltransferase, giving the protein MTLFSLNFFIFVFAVVLLYYLLPGKVQHLLLLAASYIFYCWGTGWKGVGFIIFTTISTFFLAIKIEKILNKYKEKAAEVKNKTVSMTKEELENLKEKNIKERRKYLAFGLISNFGILAIVKYASFILIGISEKLSAAGLGGQLAEDSIFLPLGISFYTFMTMGYLMDVHRDKCKADHNLFHFALYTAYFPQIIQGPISRYKDVSEEFIKIHVWNDENFRNGFLRMLWGYVKKIILAERAAIIVNEVFNNYASAGYKGFIIFFAGLLYGFQIYADFSGGMDIIFGISEMLGIRLSENFRQPYYAKTVSEFWQRWHITLGAWMKNYIFYPICLSKTAGKVQKKLKKKFGNYYGRVLIPSFASFISFFIVGIWHGADVKYLVYGFYMALFVSANTLLEQFYTKLRERFKLNPDTMAYKAFQIVRTSVIVLVGRFFARGNSLPDALRMIKNMFSAVNLRVLTDGTLLGFGLDDKDWIVLILAIALMLYVDYKNEHGVIIREKIAKASLPLRWAVYYAAIVAVLIIGIYGVGYDASSFIYQNF; this is encoded by the coding sequence ATGACACTTTTTTCGTTGAATTTTTTTATATTTGTTTTTGCGGTAGTGCTCTTATACTATCTGCTGCCAGGCAAGGTACAGCATTTGCTCTTGCTGGCGGCGAGTTATATTTTTTATTGCTGGGGAACAGGGTGGAAAGGTGTTGGATTTATAATTTTTACAACAATTTCTACCTTTTTTCTTGCAATCAAAATAGAGAAGATTCTTAATAAATATAAAGAGAAAGCTGCAGAAGTAAAAAATAAAACTGTCAGCATGACGAAGGAAGAATTAGAAAATCTTAAAGAGAAAAACATCAAAGAACGCAGAAAATATCTGGCATTTGGTCTCATCAGCAACTTTGGAATTCTTGCCATTGTAAAATATGCTTCATTTATTTTGATAGGTATCAGTGAAAAGCTTTCTGCAGCCGGGCTTGGAGGTCAGCTTGCAGAGGACTCCATCTTTCTTCCGCTTGGAATTTCATTCTATACATTTATGACAATGGGTTATCTTATGGATGTTCATAGGGATAAATGTAAGGCGGATCATAATCTTTTTCACTTTGCCTTATATACGGCGTATTTTCCACAGATAATACAGGGCCCCATAAGCAGATATAAAGATGTTTCTGAGGAATTTATCAAGATTCACGTCTGGAATGATGAAAATTTCAGAAATGGATTTTTAAGGATGCTCTGGGGGTATGTAAAAAAAATAATTCTGGCTGAAAGAGCAGCGATCATTGTAAACGAAGTCTTTAATAACTATGCATCAGCAGGATACAAAGGCTTTATAATATTTTTTGCCGGTCTTTTATATGGTTTTCAGATTTATGCTGATTTCTCCGGAGGTATGGATATAATATTTGGTATTTCAGAGATGCTTGGAATAAGACTTAGTGAAAACTTCAGACAGCCTTATTATGCAAAAACAGTTTCTGAATTCTGGCAGAGATGGCATATAACATTAGGTGCCTGGATGAAGAATTATATTTTCTATCCGATCTGCCTTTCAAAAACTGCAGGAAAGGTTCAGAAAAAATTAAAGAAGAAATTTGGTAATTATTATGGAAGAGTACTGATTCCCTCTTTTGCTTCGTTTATATCATTTTTTATAGTAGGAATATGGCATGGAGCTGATGTAAAATATCTTGTTTATGGATTCTATATGGCATTATTCGTCTCTGCCAATACCCTTTTAGAGCAGTTTTATACAAAGCTCAGGGAACGATTTAAACTTAATCCTGATACAATGGCATATAAGGCGTTTCAGATAGTCAGAACCAGTGTGATCGTATTGGTGGGAAGATTTTTTGCAAGAGGAAATTCGCTTCCGGATGCATTAAGAATGATAAAAAATATGTTTTCAGCGGTAAATTTAAGAGTTTTAACGGATGGAACACTTCTTGGATTTGGGCTTGATGATAAGGATTGGATTGTTTTGATCCTGGCAATAGCTCTTATGCTTTATGTGGATTATAAAAATGAACATGGGGTTATAATTAGGGAAAAAATTGCAAAAGCATCACTTCCATTACGTTGGGCAGTTTATTATGCAGCGATAGTTGCAGTCCTTATCATCGGAATTTATGGTGTTGGTTATGATGCATCGTCCTTTATATATCAGAATTTCTAA